In the Helianthus annuus cultivar XRQ/B chromosome 11, HanXRQr2.0-SUNRISE, whole genome shotgun sequence genome, one interval contains:
- the LOC110888256 gene encoding uncharacterized protein LOC110888256, with protein MYIKFKDITEVADAIKTFEFERKEFLSRTGDNKKRNREGQFKQEIGQSSTTPPHQARKVQENPNFGNQARPWQPRLQNPRPAQNQIQLYAEPIRAQPLNQQVNPNQITYPLCNTCGKRHQGVCHRSTGACFRCGQTGHMIKECPKKDTKKNHQPNVGGRVFALSATDAANVPGTVSGTLQIGEHSIYVLFDTGATHSLVSHSFTKYLPIRPTLLDHTLTISTPIGTSSVITYVYKDCPIRIESIVCKADLFPIHMCDFDVILGIDWLSRHQVTIDCHSRRVIFGNLHHPDIIYQGTQARKSISNGCAGFLASIKDISASIKSIDSHSVVREYPDVFPDELPGLPPDRQLEFTIDLIPGAEPISKAPYRMAPMELKELKEQLQELLDLGFIRPSNDDVPKTAFRTRYGHYEFLVMPFGLTNAPAVFMDLMNRVFHQFLDKFVIVFIDDILVYSKSREEHEAHLHIVLGTLRHEKLYAKFSKCDFWLSQVSFLGHVISAEGIMVDPTKVEAITKWPRPTSVTEIRSFLGLAGYYRRFVERFSVIALPLTKLLRKGVKYSWNEEQEKSFEELKKRLVSSPILALPSGSGGYQVYSDASKKGLGCVLMQHGKVIAYASRQLKPYEVNYPTHDLELAAVVFALKIWRHYLYGERCDIFTDHKSLKYIFTQKELNMRQRRWLELLKDYDANIQYHPGKANVAAWGTRLKFSTAFHPQTDGQSER; from the exons ATGTACATAAAATTTAAGGATATCACCGAagttgctgatgcaatcaaaacttttgaattcgaAAGGAAAGAATTCCTATCTCGAACTGGGGATAATAAGAAGAGAAATAGGGAAGGCCAATTTAAGCAGGAAATCGGCCAATCATCCACTACACCACCACATCAAGCTCGCAAAGTGCAAGAAAATCCAAACtttggaaatcaagcacgtccatgGCAACCTAGACTTCAAAACCCAAGGCCTGCTCAAAACCAAATTCAGTTGTATGCAGAACCTATTAGAGCTCAACCACTAAATCAACAAGTAAACCCGAATCAGATTACATACCCTCTATGTAATACTTGTGGTAAGAGACATCAAGGCGTATGTCACCGAAGTACAGGAGCCTGCTTTAGATGTGGCCAAACTGGACACATGATTAAGGAATGTCCTAAGAAAGATACTAAGAAGAATCATCAACCCAATGTTGGAGGAAGAGTTTTCGCACTTTCTGCTACTGACGCTGCTAATGTTCCAGGTACTGTATCTGGAACCCTTCAGATTGGTGAACATAGTATCTATGTGTTATTCGATACAGGAGCGACTCATTCTTTAGTATCCCACTCGTTTACTAAGTATCTTCCGATAAGACCAACTCTCTTAGATCATACTTTAACCATTTCCACTCCCATAGGAACTTCGTCCGTAATCACTTACGTATATAAGGATTGTCCGATCCGTATTGAATCTATTGTGTGTAAGGCAGACCTCTTTCCAATACATATGTGTGACTTTGATGTTAttctaggaatagattggttgtcTAGACATCAGGTAACTATAGATTGTCATTCTCGCCGTGTTATTTTCggtaatcttcatcatcctgatattatatatcagggaactcaa gctcgaaaatccatatcaaacggctgtgctggattcctagcatcgattaaggatatttctgctagtattaagagtatcgatagccactccgttgtccgtgaatatcctgatgtatttccggatgaacttccgggattaccacccgaccgtcagttagaattcaccatcgacttgatccctggtgccgaacctatttctaaagctccataccgtatggccccgatggaactgaaggagttgaaggaacaattgcaagaattgttagatttaggattcataagacccagt aatgatgatgttcccaagaccgcttttcgtactcgatatggtcattacgaatttttggttatgccctttgggctaactaatgcacccgcagtctttatggatttgatgaatcgcgtatttcaccaattcctagacaaattcgttattgtctttatcgatgacattctggtatattctaagagtcgcgaagagcatgaagcacatctacatatagtacttggaaccttgcggcatgagaagttgtacgcgaagttttccaaatgtgacttttggcttagccaagtGTCATTTCTAGGACATGTCATATCAGCCGAAGGAATTATGGTAGATCCAACAAAGGTTGAAGCTATTACAAAATGGCCAAGACCCACTTCTGTTACCGAAATACGAAGTTTCTTGGGTcttgctggctattaccgaagatttgttGAAAGATTCTCGGTAATTGCTTTGCCACTTACAAAACTCCTAAGAAAAGGGGTGAAGTACTCATGGAATGAGGAACAAGAGAAAAGCtttgaagaattaaagaaacgactcgtatcctctccgatactcgctctcccttctggatcaggaggttaccaagtctacagtgatgcctcaaagaaaggattaggttgtgtgctaatgcaacatgggaaggttatcgcttatgcctcccgtcagttgaagccttatgaagttaactatcctacccatgatttagaactagccgcagtcgtctttgcacttaagatttggcgacattatctgtatggtgaaAGATGTGATatctttaccgaccacaagagcctcaagtatatatttacgcagaaagagctaaatatgaggcaaagaaggtggttagaacttttaaaagattatgacgcaaatattcaataccatccaggcaaagccaatgtt gcagcttgggggacacgactaaagtttagtacggctttccatccacaaacagatgggcagtcagaacgt